A genomic region of Paramormyrops kingsleyae isolate MSU_618 chromosome 19, PKINGS_0.4, whole genome shotgun sequence contains the following coding sequences:
- the LOC111834229 gene encoding zinc finger and BTB domain-containing protein 25-like, with protein MEVSSHSLFLLQQLNVQREFGFLCDCTVAIGNVYFKAHRAVLAAFSNYFKMIFIHQSSECIKIQPTDIQPDVFSYLLHIMYTGMGPKQQVDQSRLQEGIRFLHAYQLCRGAAEGQDPASDTSRMSNLYGIQISSQSGPKGNLSTKEGQPSVRLRPTPALGPRETLRNRPRTSLHGTCSVASGEDSNFQPKVKQEALESEVTAEPQASFPGQGCFRERRRPLHCHQCGESCSSRQGLREHLFTHASGSLVLASPVAHLENTNQGLSHDASGAESEGPEEHPLQYGTAGGTLSDAEQLEDTAAEPRGSRRRKAACTTCLAQGSQLQEQRSALCFRHGRCRQVAHVLRPCCEGQAQLGLQEVTAIPQDNGGSCYSLDSEISQESIDTVLTE; from the exons ATGGAGGTGTCCAGCCACAGCCTGTTCCTGTTGCAACAACTGAATGTCCAGAGGGAGTTTGGCTTCCTGTGCGACTGCACTGTGGCCATCGGGAATGTCTACTTCAAAGCCCATCGGGCTGTGCTGGCGGCATTCTCCAACTACTTCAAAATGATCTTCATCCATCAGTCCag TGAGTGCATTAAGATCCAGCCCACTGACATCCAGCCTGACGTGTTCAGCTACCTGCTGCACATcatgtacacaggcatgggACCCAAGCAGCAGGTGGATCAGAGCAGGCTGCAAGAGGGCATCAGGTTCCTGCACGCTTACCAGCTGTGCCGAGGTGCCGCTGAGGGCCAGGACCCTGCCTCTGACACCAGCAGGATGTCCAACCTCTATGGGATTCAGATCTCCTCCCAGTCAGGCCCCAAGGGGAACCTGAGCACCAAGGAAGGTCAGCCCAGTGTGCGGTTGCGGCCCACCCCGGCCCTTGGCCCCAGGGAGACATTGCGAAACAGACCTCGCACCAGCCTCCACGGCACCTGCTCTGTGGCCTCTGGGGAAGACAGCAACTTTCAGCCTAAAGTAAAACAGGAGGCGCTGGAGTCTGAGGTTACCGCAGAGCCTCAGGCCTCCTTCCCTGGTCAGGGCTGCTTCCGGGAGCGACGCAGGCCACTGCACTGCCACCAGTGCGGGGAGAGCTGCAGCTCTCGCCAGGGTCTGCGGGAGCACCTTTTTACCCATGCCTCTGGCTCCCTGGTCCTGGCTTCACCTGTGGCCCACCTAGAGAACACAAACCAGGGACTTAGTCATGATGCCAGTGGTGCTGAGTCAGAGGGGCCCGAAGAGCACCCCCTACAGTATGGCACAGCAGGGGGGACACTTAGTGATGCAGAGCAGCTGGAGGACACAGCAGCTGAGCCAAGGGGCTCCCGACGCAGAAAGGCTGCCTGCACCACCTGTCTGGCCCAAGGGAGTCAGCTTCAGGAGCAAAGGTCGGCGCTCTGCTTCCGCCATGGACGCTGCCGGCAAGTGGCCCATGTGCTGCGGCCCTGCTGTGAAGGCCAGGCACAGCTGGGGCTGCAGGAGGTGACGGCCATCCCTCAGGACAATGGCGGCTCCTGTTACTCATTAGACTCTGAGATCTCTCAGGAGAGCATTGACACCGTGCTCACCGAGTAA
- the xrcc3 gene encoding DNA repair protein XRCC3 isoform X2 has translation MDFRQLELNPRIISAAKKANLRSARDILGLSGPDLQRLTRLSMSDVQRLQAAVAVAYRRSPPVTDRLMRGGIPLSGITELAGESGAGKTQIGLQLCLTVQYPQVHGGLGSGAVYICTEDTFPIKRLRQLITQQPRLRPELPTDLLHGLCFSDNIYIEHAADLGVLQTCLSQRVPILLARGLARLVVLDSVAALFRCEFTAEESSERARHLVALASTLQRLSHSFNAPVLCINQVTDVVEHCDASQFRCGLVESPVLPALGMAWANQLLVRLMMRRLGGVPSLEAAIGVPRRLEVVYAPHLPRASCLCHIGEEGVRGDLSPDSAHIVSSHMDL, from the exons ATGGACTTCAGACAGCTAGAGCTAAACCCAAGGATTATAAGTGCGGCCAAGAAAG CGAACTTGAGATCAGCGCGAGACATCTTGGGTCTGTCGGGTCCAGATCTGCAGCGCCTGACTCGACTCTCCATGTCCGACGTGCAGCGTTTGCAAGCCGCTGTCGCTGTCGCCTACCGAAGGTCGCCGCCGGTTACTG ACCGTCTGATGCGCGGAGGAATCCCGCTGAGCGGCATCACGGAGCTGGCAGGGGAAAGCGGCGCTGGGAAGACGCAGATCGGCCTGCAGCTATGCCTAACTGTGCAGTACCCTCAGGTGCATGGGGGACTGGGTTCGG GGGCTGTTTACATCTGCACAGAAGATACCTTTCCCATCAAGCGGCTTCGCCAGCTCATTACCCAGCAACCTCGGCTCAGGCCAGAGTTGCCAACAGACCTTCTGCATGGCCTTTGCTTCAGTGACAACATCTATATTGAACACGCTGCAGACCTG GGGGTGTTGCAGACTTGCCTTTCTCAGCGTGTACCTATCCTACTGGCTCGTGGACTGGCACGGCTGGTGGTCCTGGATTCAGTTGCTGCTCTCTTCCGCTGTGAGTTTACAGCAGAGGAGTCTTCAGAGAGGGCCCGCCATCTAGTGGCCTTAGCCAGTACTCTCCAGCGCTTGAGTCACTCCTTCAATGCACCAGTACTCTGCATTAACCAG GTGACAGATGTTGTAGAGCACTGTGATGCATCTCAATTTCGTTGTGG GCTGGTGGAGTCCCCTGTACTACCTGCCCTAGGCATGGCCTGGGCAAACCAGCTGCTGGTGCGGCTGATGATGAGGCGGCTGGGGGGTGTCCCCAGCCTAGAGGCAGCGATTGGTGTCCCCCGGAGACTGGAGGTGGTGTATGCACCACACCTCCCACGGGCATCCTGCCTCTGCCACATTGGTGAGGAGGGTGTGAGAGGAGACCTCTCTCCAGACTCCGCCCACATTGTGTCATCTCACATGGACCTGTGA
- the xrcc3 gene encoding DNA repair protein XRCC3 isoform X1: protein MDFRQLELNPRIISAAKKANLRSARDILGLSGPDLQRLTRLSMSDVQRLQAAVAVAYRRSPPVTALQLYRGECPALEPRHRLTLGCPTLDRLMRGGIPLSGITELAGESGAGKTQIGLQLCLTVQYPQVHGGLGSGAVYICTEDTFPIKRLRQLITQQPRLRPELPTDLLHGLCFSDNIYIEHAADLGVLQTCLSQRVPILLARGLARLVVLDSVAALFRCEFTAEESSERARHLVALASTLQRLSHSFNAPVLCINQVTDVVEHCDASQFRCGLVESPVLPALGMAWANQLLVRLMMRRLGGVPSLEAAIGVPRRLEVVYAPHLPRASCLCHIGEEGVRGDLSPDSAHIVSSHMDL, encoded by the exons ATGGACTTCAGACAGCTAGAGCTAAACCCAAGGATTATAAGTGCGGCCAAGAAAG CGAACTTGAGATCAGCGCGAGACATCTTGGGTCTGTCGGGTCCAGATCTGCAGCGCCTGACTCGACTCTCCATGTCCGACGTGCAGCGTTTGCAAGCCGCTGTCGCTGTCGCCTACCGAAGGTCGCCGCCGGTTACTG CACTGCAGCTGTATCGAGGAGAGTGTCCGGCTCTGGAGCCTCGTCACCGGCTGACTTTGGGATGCCCGACTCTAGACCGTCTGATGCGCGGAGGAATCCCGCTGAGCGGCATCACGGAGCTGGCAGGGGAAAGCGGCGCTGGGAAGACGCAGATCGGCCTGCAGCTATGCCTAACTGTGCAGTACCCTCAGGTGCATGGGGGACTGGGTTCGG GGGCTGTTTACATCTGCACAGAAGATACCTTTCCCATCAAGCGGCTTCGCCAGCTCATTACCCAGCAACCTCGGCTCAGGCCAGAGTTGCCAACAGACCTTCTGCATGGCCTTTGCTTCAGTGACAACATCTATATTGAACACGCTGCAGACCTG GGGGTGTTGCAGACTTGCCTTTCTCAGCGTGTACCTATCCTACTGGCTCGTGGACTGGCACGGCTGGTGGTCCTGGATTCAGTTGCTGCTCTCTTCCGCTGTGAGTTTACAGCAGAGGAGTCTTCAGAGAGGGCCCGCCATCTAGTGGCCTTAGCCAGTACTCTCCAGCGCTTGAGTCACTCCTTCAATGCACCAGTACTCTGCATTAACCAG GTGACAGATGTTGTAGAGCACTGTGATGCATCTCAATTTCGTTGTGG GCTGGTGGAGTCCCCTGTACTACCTGCCCTAGGCATGGCCTGGGCAAACCAGCTGCTGGTGCGGCTGATGATGAGGCGGCTGGGGGGTGTCCCCAGCCTAGAGGCAGCGATTGGTGTCCCCCGGAGACTGGAGGTGGTGTATGCACCACACCTCCCACGGGCATCCTGCCTCTGCCACATTGGTGAGGAGGGTGTGAGAGGAGACCTCTCTCCAGACTCCGCCCACATTGTGTCATCTCACATGGACCTGTGA
- the xrcc3 gene encoding DNA repair protein XRCC3 isoform X3 gives MQCSTAAVSRRVSGSGASSPADFGMPDSRPSDARRNPAERHHGAGRGKRRWEDADRPAAMPNCAVPSGAVYICTEDTFPIKRLRQLITQQPRLRPELPTDLLHGLCFSDNIYIEHAADLGVLQTCLSQRVPILLARGLARLVVLDSVAALFRCEFTAEESSERARHLVALASTLQRLSHSFNAPVLCINQVTDVVEHCDASQFRCGLVESPVLPALGMAWANQLLVRLMMRRLGGVPSLEAAIGVPRRLEVVYAPHLPRASCLCHIGEEGVRGDLSPDSAHIVSSHMDL, from the exons ATGCAATGCAGCACTGCAGCTGTATCGAGGAGAGTGTCCGGCTCTGGAGCCTCGTCACCGGCTGACTTTGGGATGCCCGACTCTAGACCGTCTGATGCGCGGAGGAATCCCGCTGAGCGGCATCACGGAGCTGGCAGGGGAAAGCGGCGCTGGGAAGACGCAGATCGGCCTGCAGCTATGCCTAACTGTGCAGTACCCTCAG GGGCTGTTTACATCTGCACAGAAGATACCTTTCCCATCAAGCGGCTTCGCCAGCTCATTACCCAGCAACCTCGGCTCAGGCCAGAGTTGCCAACAGACCTTCTGCATGGCCTTTGCTTCAGTGACAACATCTATATTGAACACGCTGCAGACCTG GGGGTGTTGCAGACTTGCCTTTCTCAGCGTGTACCTATCCTACTGGCTCGTGGACTGGCACGGCTGGTGGTCCTGGATTCAGTTGCTGCTCTCTTCCGCTGTGAGTTTACAGCAGAGGAGTCTTCAGAGAGGGCCCGCCATCTAGTGGCCTTAGCCAGTACTCTCCAGCGCTTGAGTCACTCCTTCAATGCACCAGTACTCTGCATTAACCAG GTGACAGATGTTGTAGAGCACTGTGATGCATCTCAATTTCGTTGTGG GCTGGTGGAGTCCCCTGTACTACCTGCCCTAGGCATGGCCTGGGCAAACCAGCTGCTGGTGCGGCTGATGATGAGGCGGCTGGGGGGTGTCCCCAGCCTAGAGGCAGCGATTGGTGTCCCCCGGAGACTGGAGGTGGTGTATGCACCACACCTCCCACGGGCATCCTGCCTCTGCCACATTGGTGAGGAGGGTGTGAGAGGAGACCTCTCTCCAGACTCCGCCCACATTGTGTCATCTCACATGGACCTGTGA